In Sporomusaceae bacterium FL31, the genomic stretch AGCATGGGTTGGTAGTAGAATTTGGCAATGTGATTTCACCGGAAATCAATGGACTTGTTCAGCAGCTAACCAGACAGTTGAATAGCAGTGCTATTACCGGTATCATCGAGGTCGTTCCTACCTATCGTTCGGCCACTGTTTATTTTGATCCGCTAATCATCAACCGTCAGACCTTGGCGCAGATCATCACCCAGCTGCTTGGTGACATGCAGCCTCATGACCAAAATCAATTAAATCCAAGGGTGGTTCGGGTCCCCGTTTGTTATGGTGGTGTTTTTGGACCTGATTTAGAATTCGTGGCTCGATATGCAAGCTTGTCAACGCAGGAAGTGATTGCGCTGCATACGTCTAAACCTTATTTAGTCTATATGTTAGGTTTTACTCCAGGCTTTCCTTATTTAGGCGGTATGTCGGATCGGATTGCCGTACCGCGGCAGGAAAAACCGCGGCAGAAGATTCCCGCTGGCTCGGTCGGGATCGGCGGCTATCAAACCGGGATTTATCCGATCGAAAGCCCCGGTGAGTGGTGGCTGATTGGGAGGACTCCTTTAAAAGCGTTTAATCCGCAAAGTCAGAATCCTTTTTTAGTTTCAGCGGGAGATTATCTACACTTTTCGGATATTACGATTGACGAGTATTTCAAGATTCGCCGTGCGGTTGATGAAGGTACATATATTCTTGAAGTCAGTGCTTTGTAAGAGAAGGTGAATAGCGATGATTACGATCACACAGCAAGGCGAATATACGACAATCCAGGATCAGGGAAGGTGGGGATATCAGGCTTATGGCATGCCGGTCTCAGGAGCAATGGATCGTTATTCCTCACAGGTTGCAAACATCCTTGTGGGAAATTCACCGGAAGCCGCTCTCGTTGAAATGACGGCTGCTGGAGCAGCTTTTAAGTTTGACGAAGAGCAGCTGGTGGCGGTATGTGGCGCAAATATGCAAGGGGAAATTGATGGAAGACCGGTTGAAAACTGGTCTGCGTTTGTTGTTCCCAGGCACAGTGAACTACGATTTTCGACTGCGTTAAGTGGATACCGGGCTTATTTGGCTGTGCGAGGCGGTATTGATGTGCCTACCGTTTTGGGCAGTAAATCAACCTGCCCTCGGGCTAAAGTTGGCGGTTATGAAGGCCGGACGTTGCGTCAGGGGGATGTACTCTATGTCGGACAAGCTATCGTATCTCCGGCCAAGCCGTATTGGTTACACCCGCAGTATATTCCGCACTATAGTGAAGAAGTGGTCTTGAGAATGATCCTTGGACCTCAGGATAATATGTTTACCACTGAGGTGGTTGATGCATTTTTTTCCAGTGTTTATAAAGTCACTCAGCAAGCTGATCGAATCATATACGGACTGAAAGGACCTCGGGTTAAGCCGATTGGTAAAGCCGATATCGTTTCAGATGCGATGTGCCAGGGCGCGATCCAAATTATTGCTAATGGTACTCCGGTCATCATGACTGCTGATCATCAGACTACGGGTGGTTTTGCCAAATTGGGTTCAGTCATTTGGGCTGATTTGCCTTTTTTGGCTCAAGCAAAGCCCGGAGATGCCATTACCTTTGCTTGCGTTGAGGAACAAGTGGCCATTGATGCTTTGCAAATAGAAAGCAATCAGTACCATGAGATCGTGAATTTAGCTCATACAAAAAAATAGAATGAATGACATTCAAAAAAATCGAATTGCGGTATTGAATTTTTCAATTTTACGTGTTTCTGTTTCAATGCTATGATAATTGACAAGTAAGAAAAGTCAAAAGATAGCACATTCAGAAGCAAGGGCGCTTCAAACAAAAGAGTATTTTGTTTGAAGCGCCTTTTTTTATTTGCCGGAGGTGGTTGAGCAAGGAAATGGATAGATTCATGATTGATTATCATTGCAAGGAGGATAGCTTCTTATGTATCGGGTTGATTTAAATTGTGATCTAGGAGAAAGTTTTGGTGCCTATAAAATTGGCAGTGACGAAGCAATTCTTGAATTTGTAACATCTGCTAATGTCGCCTGCGGTTTTCATGCCGGAGATCCAGGGGTTATGCGTAAAACAGTCAGACTGGCTTTAGCCAATAAAGTAGCAATAGGTGCTCATCCTGGCTTGCCTGATTTGATTGGCTTTGGTCGCCGGAATATGAGCATTACACCTCAGGAAGCTTACGAAATGGTTGTTTATCAAATTGGTGCTTTGGCTGGTTTTGTAACAGCCGAGGGTGGGAGCATGCAGCATGTAAAGCCGCATGGGGCTTTATATAATATGGCAGCAAAAAATCAGGCCTTATCTGAAGCTATTGCTCAGGCTGTGTATGACGTAAACCCGGAACTCATTCTATTTGGTCTTTCCGGCAGTGAATTGGTTTTGGCAGGGGAACGGCTGGGGCTTAAAACGGCCAATGAAGTATTTGCTGACAGAACATATCAGTCAGATGGATCGCTTACTCCACGCACACAGCCCAATGCGATGGTGACTGATCATCAGCAAGCCATTAATCAGGTAGTCAAAATGGTGAAAGAACAATCGGTTACAGCGCAGCAGGGAAGTGAAGTTGCAATTAAAGCCGATACTGTATGTATCCATGGCGACGGAGCGCATGCCCTGGAATTTGCAAAAAAAATTCATGAGTTTCTGGCAAGTTCCGGAGTGACTGTTCAAGCTATAGGGAAGTAATTTAATTTATTAGAGGGGGTATTTTATTATGGAACCAGCAAAAAACAACACAAAACCAGCCGCTAAACCACCAGGTGCGGTAAAATCTAACTGGGATTTACTATTAGGGGCTGCCTTCCTGATGGCAACTTCAGCAATTGGACCAGGCTTTTTAACCCAGACAACCGTTTTTACCCAAAAATTAGCAGCAAGCTTTGGATTTGTCATTCTAATGTCCATTATTTTAGACATTGGTGCTCAAATGAATGTTTGGCGCATCATTGCCGTTTCAGAAAAACGTGGTCAGGACATTGCAAACAGTGTATTACCTGGCTTAGGGTATTTCGTTGCATTTCTCATTGTTGCTGGCGGATTAGCTTTTAATATCGGTAATATTGCCGGGGCTGGGCTTGGGTTTAATGTATTATTCGGTATATCGCCAATAACAGGAGCGGTTATTAGTGCTGTGATTGCTATTGCTATTTTTATGGTAAAAGAAGCTGGCAAAGCAATGGACCGCTTTACACAAATTGCCGGTTTTGTCATGATTGCACTGACTGTTTATGTGGCAATTACTTCAGCTCCGCCTGTTGGAGAAGCTATTGTCAAAAGCTTTGTACCTGATCAAATTGACATGATGGCTATTGTCACTCTGGTTGGGGGGACAGTAGGCGGTTACATCACTTTTGCGGGTGGACATCGCTTATTGGAAGCTGGCGTACGCGGTGTAGGAGCGTTGCCTGAAGTTACAAAAAGCTCGGTAACCGGTATATTGGTAACTGGTGTTATGCGGGTCGTATTATTCCTGGCTGCGCTGGGGGTAGTTGCCCATGGGCTGGCCATTGATCCTGCGAATCCTCCGGCTTCGGTATTTAAACTGGCCTCTGGAGAGCTTGGTTATAAAGTGTTTGGTATTGTTATGTGGGCAGCAGCCATTACTTCGGTTATTGGTGCCGCTTATACCTCCGTATCGTTTATCAGAACTTTCCATCCGAAATTAGATACAAATTACCGTGCTATCATTATTGGTTTTATTGCGGTCTCTACCTTAGTCTTTGCTATCATTGGCAGACCGGTTAAGGTATTAGTCTTAGTGGGTGCGCTCAATGGTCTTATTTTGCCAATTACCTTAGGTACCATGCTGGTTGCCGCCTATAGCAAGAAAATTGTTGGCAACTATAAACATCCTTTATGGATGACTGTTTTTGGCGTTTTAGTCGTTGTCGTTATGACTTATATGGGTGGGTATACTCTCATTAATGAGTTGCCAAAGTTATTTAAATAAAAAATAACGAACTCTTGAGGTGAATTAAGATGCTAGACTTTGCTAATATGAGTGCCGCCGAGGTACGGGCTATGATCCGGACCAATCAATTAATCAAGCCGACATCAGGTATGGCTAAAGGCTTTACTCAAGCCAATCTGGCTATATTAAAAAAAGAAATGGCCTTTGAATTTCTGCTGTTTTGCCAGCGTAATCCAAAGCCTTGCCCGGTACTGGATGTTACTGAACCAGGGTCGCCGATTCCCCAATTGGTTGCGCCGCAAGCAGATTTGCGCACAGATATTCCTAAATACAGAATTTATCGGCATGGTGAATTAGTTGAGGAAGTAACCGATATTGTACAGTATTGGGAAGATGATATGGTTGCTTTCTTACTGGGGTGCAGTTTTACTTTTGAACATCCGCTCATGAATAATGGCATACCTGTTCGTCATATTGAGCAGGATTGTAACGTCTCTATGTATAAAACCAATATTCCTTGCATAAAAGCAGGGCGGTTTGAAGGGCCGATGGTTGTCAGTATGAGGCCAATTCCTGAGAAGGATATTGTAAGAGCTGTTCAAGTTACATCGCGTTTTCCAGCAGTTCACGGAGCTCCCATTCATATTGGCAATCCGGCAGGTATCGGGATCAGTGATATTTATAAACCTGATTTTGGTGATCCGGTTACGGTTAAAGCTGGGGAAGTTCCTGTTTTTTGGGCCTGCGGAGCTACGCCGCAAGCTGTGGCTATGCAGGTAAAACCAGAACTCATGATTACTCATGCTCCCGGGCACATGTTTATCACTGATGTGCGGGATGAACAATTTGGAGTTTTATAAGTATAAAGTTTAATGGTTGCTGGCGGTAAGAAGGAATAATAGGCTTGTCGCCAGCCTCTTTTCTTGATACCTTGTCGCATAAGCTGAGGGCTATTTTTACATGCGGCAAAGCGAGGTGGTAATAATGAAGCAAATGAATCAAACCGTTGCTGCTGAAGTCGAATATATACCGTTGGGTGAAGCAGCAATTCTGGTTGAATTTGGCAAAGCAATTAATCTTGAGATTCATCGGAAGGTTAAAGCCTTGGCAGATTATCTTGACAACAATTCATTCTGCGGAATGATTGAATACGTTGCGGCATTTTCAAGTATTACAGTATTTTATGATCCATTGGCAGTTAAGCGTTCTAACAGCAGAATGAAACAAGTCGCTGATCAGTCAGCTTTTGAAATTGTTGCAGCAATATTGAAGAATTTAGTTGATCAATTGGATTGTTCTACAAAGAATAATCCCAACATTATCGAAATTCCTGTCTGCTATGGCGGAGAATTCGGGCCTGATTTAGAGGTTGTCGCTAGTCATAATCAGCTTGATATCGATGAAGTGATTCATATTCACAGCAGTGGAGAATATCTCGTATATATGATTGGCTTTGCGCCAGGATTTCCCTATTTAGGTGGTTTGGATGAAAGAATTTCAACTCCGCGGCGGCAGTCGCCGCGAACAACGATTCCTGCCCGAACAGTGGGAATTGCAGGAATGCAAACAGGGGTTTATCCAATTGCAACTCCTGGCGGGTGGCAGCTTATCGGCCGGACACCCATTGAACTGTTTCGGCCGAAACAGCATCCCCCCAGTTTGCTGCAAGCAGGGGATCTTGTAAAGTTCAAGCCGATTTCATTACAGGAATATCAGGAATACGAGGGGGAAAGCCAATGAGTATCAAGGTTCTTCACCCAGGATTACTGACAAGTATTCAGGATATAGGACGTTATGGCTATCAAAAGCATGGCGTTATTGTAAGTGGGGCTATGGATGCCTATTCACTGCGGATTGCTAATCTCTTAGTGGGTAATGAAGAAAATACGGCAGTCTTAGAAATTACGTTATTAGGGCCGCGATTGCAGATTGAGGAAGATTTGTTGATTGCAATCACGGGAGGGGATTTGTCACCTACGGTAGATGATGTGGCTATTCCAATGTGGCGTCCAGTATATTTAAAACAAGGCAGTGTATTAAAATTCGGTGCCTGCAAGTCAGGCTGTCGCACTTACTTAGCAGTAGGCGGAGGCTACCAATTACCAGATGTCATGAATAGTAAAAGTACGTATTTGCGAGCAGGAATTGGCGGTTTTCACGGACGTGCGTTAAAAAAAGATGATTGTTTAATGCTTGCTCCGCTTCATGAGCGTTCGGCTCGTCTTATGGCACAGCTGGCTGCAAATAAAGCCAACCAATCGTTTTCAGCATCTTCCTGGTTTTTCGGCAGACATCATCTGACTCAGCAGTCTGCCATTCATGTCATTCGTGTAACTCGTGGGATACAATATGATTGTTTCTCTAATGAGACAAAACAGGAAGTCTTTAATCAAATCTATCATGTTACGCCGCAATCCGACCGAATGGGGTACCGGTTAGCGGGAAAACCGCTAATGCTGGCTAAGCCTTTAGAGATGATTTCCGAAGCTGTAGCGCTTGGTACCGTTCAGGTACCGCCTGATGGCAATCCAATTATTTTATTAGCAGATCGACAAACTGTAGGTGGCTATCCTAAAATTGCGCAGGTAGCTTTAGTGGATATTCCTAAAGTAGCTCAGGTTAAACCTGGCGGTCAAATACAGTTTTGTGAGATTAGTGGCTATGAAGCTGAAGAATTGTACATGGCACGCGAAAAGTTAATCGATCATGTAAAGACAGCAATTGATCTGAAATTGATTGAGGGTTAGGAAGGCCATTAATCAGCAATGAAGGAGTGAGTTTATGCTAAACATAGAGGATATTACCACGATTATTAAATTAATTGACCAATCGTCATTAACTCGTTTTGAGTTGGAATATGAGTCGACTAAACTGGTTCTTGTAAAAGCTGGTGCGGCTGCAATTTCGGATATACCGGCAGCAACCGTATTACAGCATGAACAATTAGTGAAAGATCCTAGCAGCGGGATGGCGGCTTGGCGAGTGGAAAAAACATCGCAGACTGATGCCAAAGAAGCGCTTCACA encodes the following:
- a CDS encoding allophanate hydrolase, whose translation is MREVLSRVKLLIAGEHGLVVEFGNVISPEINGLVQQLTRQLNSSAITGIIEVVPTYRSATVYFDPLIINRQTLAQIITQLLGDMQPHDQNQLNPRVVRVPVCYGGVFGPDLEFVARYASLSTQEVIALHTSKPYLVYMLGFTPGFPYLGGMSDRIAVPRQEKPRQKIPAGSVGIGGYQTGIYPIESPGEWWLIGRTPLKAFNPQSQNPFLVSAGDYLHFSDITIDEYFKIRRAVDEGTYILEVSAL
- a CDS encoding allophanate hydrolase, which produces MITITQQGEYTTIQDQGRWGYQAYGMPVSGAMDRYSSQVANILVGNSPEAALVEMTAAGAAFKFDEEQLVAVCGANMQGEIDGRPVENWSAFVVPRHSELRFSTALSGYRAYLAVRGGIDVPTVLGSKSTCPRAKVGGYEGRTLRQGDVLYVGQAIVSPAKPYWLHPQYIPHYSEEVVLRMILGPQDNMFTTEVVDAFFSSVYKVTQQADRIIYGLKGPRVKPIGKADIVSDAMCQGAIQIIANGTPVIMTADHQTTGGFAKLGSVIWADLPFLAQAKPGDAITFACVEEQVAIDALQIESNQYHEIVNLAHTKK
- the ycsF gene encoding UPF0271 protein YcsF, coding for MYRVDLNCDLGESFGAYKIGSDEAILEFVTSANVACGFHAGDPGVMRKTVRLALANKVAIGAHPGLPDLIGFGRRNMSITPQEAYEMVVYQIGALAGFVTAEGGSMQHVKPHGALYNMAAKNQALSEAIAQAVYDVNPELILFGLSGSELVLAGERLGLKTANEVFADRTYQSDGSLTPRTQPNAMVTDHQQAINQVVKMVKEQSVTAQQGSEVAIKADTVCIHGDGAHALEFAKKIHEFLASSGVTVQAIGK
- the ycsG gene encoding putative membrane protein YcsG yields the protein MEPAKNNTKPAAKPPGAVKSNWDLLLGAAFLMATSAIGPGFLTQTTVFTQKLAASFGFVILMSIILDIGAQMNVWRIIAVSEKRGQDIANSVLPGLGYFVAFLIVAGGLAFNIGNIAGAGLGFNVLFGISPITGAVISAVIAIAIFMVKEAGKAMDRFTQIAGFVMIALTVYVAITSAPPVGEAIVKSFVPDQIDMMAIVTLVGGTVGGYITFAGGHRLLEAGVRGVGALPEVTKSSVTGILVTGVMRVVLFLAALGVVAHGLAIDPANPPASVFKLASGELGYKVFGIVMWAAAITSVIGAAYTSVSFIRTFHPKLDTNYRAIIIGFIAVSTLVFAIIGRPVKVLVLVGALNGLILPITLGTMLVAAYSKKIVGNYKHPLWMTVFGVLVVVVMTYMGGYTLINELPKLFK
- the ycsI gene encoding UPF0317 protein YcsI; the protein is MLDFANMSAAEVRAMIRTNQLIKPTSGMAKGFTQANLAILKKEMAFEFLLFCQRNPKPCPVLDVTEPGSPIPQLVAPQADLRTDIPKYRIYRHGELVEEVTDIVQYWEDDMVAFLLGCSFTFEHPLMNNGIPVRHIEQDCNVSMYKTNIPCIKAGRFEGPMVVSMRPIPEKDIVRAVQVTSRFPAVHGAPIHIGNPAGIGISDIYKPDFGDPVTVKAGEVPVFWACGATPQAVAMQVKPELMITHAPGHMFITDVRDEQFGVL
- the kipI gene encoding kinase A inhibitor, which produces MKQMNQTVAAEVEYIPLGEAAILVEFGKAINLEIHRKVKALADYLDNNSFCGMIEYVAAFSSITVFYDPLAVKRSNSRMKQVADQSAFEIVAAILKNLVDQLDCSTKNNPNIIEIPVCYGGEFGPDLEVVASHNQLDIDEVIHIHSSGEYLVYMIGFAPGFPYLGGLDERISTPRRQSPRTTIPARTVGIAGMQTGVYPIATPGGWQLIGRTPIELFRPKQHPPSLLQAGDLVKFKPISLQEYQEYEGESQ
- the kipA gene encoding KipI antagonist, with translation MSIKVLHPGLLTSIQDIGRYGYQKHGVIVSGAMDAYSLRIANLLVGNEENTAVLEITLLGPRLQIEEDLLIAITGGDLSPTVDDVAIPMWRPVYLKQGSVLKFGACKSGCRTYLAVGGGYQLPDVMNSKSTYLRAGIGGFHGRALKKDDCLMLAPLHERSARLMAQLAANKANQSFSASSWFFGRHHLTQQSAIHVIRVTRGIQYDCFSNETKQEVFNQIYHVTPQSDRMGYRLAGKPLMLAKPLEMISEAVALGTVQVPPDGNPIILLADRQTVGGYPKIAQVALVDIPKVAQVKPGGQIQFCEISGYEAEELYMAREKLIDHVKTAIDLKLIEG
- the accB gene encoding acetyl-CoA carboxylase, biotin carboxyl carrier protein, translating into MLNIEDITTIIKLIDQSSLTRFELEYESTKLVLVKAGAAAISDIPAATVLQHEQLVKDPSSGMAAWRVEKTSQTDAKEALHTITAPMIGTFYAAAEPGAEPFIQIGQKIAADQIVCILEAMKLFNETEAGIAGEIVSILAKDGDFVEYGQPLFVVKPD